CCGTGTAATTCATCTGCCCCGGATTGCCAGTCGCGCCGACGACGCTGGTGATGTTGATGATCCTGCCGAAACGCGCCTTCATCATCGGGCGCGCGCTCGCACGCATCAATCGGAAAGCGGCTTCGAGATTGATGCGAATGACCTCATCCCATTCCTCGTCTTTCATGCGCATAGCGAGATTGTCGCGCGTGATGCCGGCATTGTTCACTAGGATGTCGATCCCGCCGAGAGTGTCGAGAGTAGCAGGGATCAGTTCCTCGACTTGCGTAGTGTCGGAGAGGTTGCAGGTGATCTCGACATGATCGCCTCCGACCTCGTCGATCAGCTGTTCCCGAAAACCGCGCAACTTGGCGCCGTTTGAACCCGAAAGCGCAACACGCGCGCCCTGCTTTGCGAGCGCGATGGCGATGGCAGAGCCAATTCCGCCGCTTGCGCCTGTGACCAGCGCATTCATCCCTGAAAGTGAAAACATGGGTGTCTCCTTCACCTCTTGGCTTTTTTCTTTGCCGCCCGGCCTATCGTGTGGAAATCTGGTTCACCGCATCGCGCATCATCACGCGCGCGGCCATGTATGCACCGATGAGTTCGGCCTGCTCGACCGTTCCGCTCACAGGCGGATCGAGTATCGCGTTGCTGAAGAATTCATCCTCCTCGAGCGTGAGCTCGCGCGGCTCTCCGGTTTCCGGGTCACCGAAGACCGAGATTTCGAACAGGGTGAACAGGCGCTCGCGCGCCGCAGGCTCAAGATCCTCGTCGATCCGGCGGATCACCTCGCCGATATCCGGGCGCGTCGCCTCGATGCCGCGGAGAGAGAGAAGGGAAAACTGGTACTGGATAATCGCCATCAGAGCATCGTCATCGGCGTACTTTGATCCCGCACAATCGGCTGCGCGATATCCCAGAGCTTCGGCCAGGGCATCGTTGCCTTCCATCGAGTTGATGTCGAAACCGGCGACATATGCGTCGATCGCACCCTGCTGATCTTCGGTGTAGCCGCTCTCCATGCAGGTGAGGACTTCGGGCGTCTGGCCAAACGCAGGCGCATTTGAGAACGCTGCGAGAAAGGCCAGCGTGGCAAGCCAACGCATCAGGCGTTCTCCTTTGCAAAACTTTCCAGGTCTTCCATGGACAATAGGCTCACGGCAGCGACCTCGCGGTCGATCCGACCGATCATCGGTCCCAGCACCTTGCCGCCCAATTCTGCGAAGCTGTCCACGCCATCCGCACGCATGGCGAGCACGCTCTCGCGCCAGCGCACACGGCCAGTGACTTGTTCGACCAGAAGCGCACGTTCCTCATCACCATCGGCGACCTTGGACGCGGTCACATTGGCGTAAATCGGCAAATCGAGTTCGCCGGGAAGCGTTTCGGCCAGCGCTTCGGCCATCCGGTCTGCCGCAGGTTGCATGAGCGAACAGTGAAATGGAGCGGAGACCGGCAGAAGCACGCCGCGCTTGATACCGTGCTCCTTTACTAGACCCACCGCACGCTCGATCGCTCCCTTGTGGCCTGAGATCACAACTTGTGTAGGATCGTTGTCATTGGCGATCTCGCAGACTTCGCCATCGGCAGCGGCGGTAGCAAGAGCACTCGCCTTTTCGATGTCGGCACCGAGAAGCGCTGCCATAGCGCCCTCTCCAACCGGGACTGCCGCCTGCATCGCCTGTCCGCGCAGCTTGAGCAGCCGAGCTGTGGTCGGGAGATCGAACGCGCCAACGGCGCACAAGGCGGTGTACTCACCAAGCGAATGGCCAGCGACACAGGCACCATTTTCCTTCAGCTTCATGCCGAAATCGGATTCGAGTACGCGCAGAGTCGCGATCGCATTCGCCATGATGGCGGGCTGCGCATTCTCGGTGAGTGTCAGTTGATCCTCGGGTCCGTCGCGCATGATTGCGAAGAGCTTTTGCGACAGAGCCTCATCGACTTCCTCGAAAACGTCCCGAGCAGCCCGGCTTGCCTCTGCCAGCTCGCTACCCATTCCGACTCTTTGGCTTCCCTGACCCGGGAAAACGAAAGCACGCATGAATTTCCTCCTGTGGGGCCGCGACTAGGCAGCGCGCGATGGGCTGGCAAGCCCGAACGGCACGACCCTGTTGGCAGACGTGTGCCCGATCTCGGCGCGCCCGAGGTAAGGAACGCCGATCCTCTCGCACCAGAATTTCGCAATATCCACCTCAGACTGGCCGAACTCGACGTAATTTTCCGGTACATCCGTCACCGCACCGAGCCGTAGGCCCGCGATGCGCGGCAAGCTTCCAGCGAGGTGAAAAAAGAGCCGGTCGATCGAATACAGGTGCTCGCTTACTTCCTCGACCATGACGACGTGCCCGGACAGGTCGGGCATCAACGGTGTATTCGAGATCATCGCGAGCGTGATCAGGTTGAAGGCGACTGCCGGGGTCTTGCCATCGAGACTCGGTTCAAGCCCGCTATTGTCACCGCCGAGCCATTGCAGAACGCGGCGCACGGCCTGTCTTCCGCCCTCCGAACGCGCGCTCACCGGCATCGAGCCATGCGCGCATTGCCCGATCCCATGGCGGTAGAGTGCCGCGAGAAGGTATCCGCAGTCGGAAAAGCCGATATATGTTTTCGAACGCGCCGCGTCGTTCATCTGTGCGACCGCAGCCTCTGCGATGCGATTGGAACCATACCCGCCCTTGGCAAACCACACCGCGTCGAAGGCTGAATCATTTGCGCAATCGAGCAACGCGGTTAGGCGGCGCAAGTCATTCCCGGCAAAATGCCCCTCACGCTCGAAACACTGATCGTGAAACGTCACGTTCGTATCGGGAAATTCTGCCGCAACCAGATCTTCAAGCGCGTGTGCGTGTTCGCGTGTGATCGGCGTTGCCGGCGCGCATATGGCGATATTCGTCATGTGCCACACCTATGTCGCTTGTCAGCCATCGCGCAAGCCAATAACCGTGTTTGCCATGGACCACGGGATCGACGGGCCGGACCTTGAAGGACGGTCATTTTTCTTTTGCGGGATAGGCGGATCGGGAATGCTGCCGCTTGCACAGATAGTGCATGGACTTGGCTACGAGGTCGCAGGCTCGGATCGCAGCCGCGACCAGGGACGCACTCCCGAGAAGTTCGATTGGCTCTCCAGGAACGGCTTCAATCTGTATCCGCAGGACGGGAGCGGCATCTCCTCCCCCGACCAGATCCTGATCGCTTCCGCAGCGGTCGAGGACACTGTTCCGGAGGTGAAGAAAGCGCGCGAGCTTGGTTGTCAGCGCATGACCCGGGCAGAATTGCTCTCGCAGCTTTTCAACGCGGCCGGATACTCGATCGCCGTTGGCGGCACATCGGGCAAATCGACCGTAACGGGAATGATCGCGTGGATTCTCTCCGACGCCGGTTACGACCCCACGGTGATGAACGGCGCTGTGATGAAGAATTTCGCAAACCCCGACAATCCGTTTGCCAGCGCGCAGGTCGGCTCCCCACAATTGTTTGTCAGCGAAGTCGATGAAAGCGACGGGTCCATTGCGCTCTATCGTCCGACGATAGGCGTGCTGCTCAATGTGAGCCTCGATCACAAGAGTATCGAGGAGCTGCGTGTCCTTTTCGGCGATTACTTGTCTGCTGCAGGCTGTGCGATTGTAAATTTCGACAACGAGGAAGCGCGCAGTCTCGCGAAGCGCGCCAAGCAATCCGTTAGCTTCGGCATCAATGCGAGCGACGCCGAGATTACAATCGAGCCCGGCACTGTCGAACAGTCCGCTTTCACGATCAGCGCTGCAGTGATCGACAACGACACGCGAAAGGTGGCGGCGCTGGAACTGCCGATGCCGGGGATGCACAATCTTTCCAATGCCCTAGCCGCCATCGCCACGGTCAAGGCAGCGGGCATCGATATCAGCAGGTCGGCCCATTCGCTGCGCTCGTTCGCAGGTCTGGCGCGGCGGTTCGATGTGGTTGGAACGAGCGAAAGCGGCGTCACTGTTATCGACGATTTCGGCCATAACCCTGAAAAATGCGCGGCAACCTTACGCACGCTCAAAGCCTCGCCCGGCCGGGTGATCGCGTTTTTCCAGCCACACGGTTACGGACCTTTGCGCCAAATGGGCGATGAACTGGCCGAAACCTTTGCGCGTGAAATGGAGGCTGGCGACATCACGATCATGTGCGACCCGGTCTATTTCGGTGGAACGGTCGATCGCAGCGATGGCAGCGAACGTATCGTCAAGCTGATCGAAGAGCACGGTGGCAGCGCCGAACATATTGCGTCGCGCGAAGACTGCGGCAAGCGCATCATCGAGATCGCGCGAGCTGGCGACCGTATCGTGGTCATGGGCGCGCGCGACGACACCCTCAGCGAGTTTGCTCGTTCGATCCTGGACAGGCTTGGATGACCCTTTATGAATGCGCGCGGCGGCACGCCATCCGCATGGCCTGGGCCCTGCTGATCGCAATCGTATTCGTCCTGGCTGTGGACTGGGCCTACGGTCACTCCACCATCGCCTTCGCCATCGCGATCTTCGGTCTCATCTGGCTCAATATGCCGATGCTTGGTTTCAATTGCCCGCGTTGCGGGCACAACGCCTTCTTCAGGGGTGTGATCGTAGTCCCGTGGCCGCGAAAGACATGCGGCAAATGCGGGCTGGAACTGGACCGCCCGGCAGAATCCTGACCCGTCATTTTCGCTGATGGAGCCGCTTTGAAGCACGGTTTAGGCAATTGATCATGACGCCCCGCGATTTCTCGATGGATACGCTGCTGCGTGCTTGCGC
The Erythrobacter sp. THAF29 DNA segment above includes these coding regions:
- the fabG gene encoding 3-oxoacyl-[acyl-carrier-protein] reductase; this translates as MFSLSGMNALVTGASGGIGSAIAIALAKQGARVALSGSNGAKLRGFREQLIDEVGGDHVEITCNLSDTTQVEELIPATLDTLGGIDILVNNAGITRDNLAMRMKDEEWDEVIRINLEAAFRLMRASARPMMKARFGRIINITSVVGATGNPGQMNYTAAKAGLTGMTKSFAQEVASRGITANCVAPGFIRTAMTAQLDEKQQDAINAKIPMARMGEGDDIGAACAYLASREAGYVTGQTIHVNGGMAMLS
- a CDS encoding LD-carboxypeptidase produces the protein MTNIAICAPATPITREHAHALEDLVAAEFPDTNVTFHDQCFEREGHFAGNDLRRLTALLDCANDSAFDAVWFAKGGYGSNRIAEAAVAQMNDAARSKTYIGFSDCGYLLAALYRHGIGQCAHGSMPVSARSEGGRQAVRRVLQWLGGDNSGLEPSLDGKTPAVAFNLITLAMISNTPLMPDLSGHVVMVEEVSEHLYSIDRLFFHLAGSLPRIAGLRLGAVTDVPENYVEFGQSEVDIAKFWCERIGVPYLGRAEIGHTSANRVVPFGLASPSRAA
- the murC gene encoding UDP-N-acetylmuramate--L-alanine ligase, translating into MDHGIDGPDLEGRSFFFCGIGGSGMLPLAQIVHGLGYEVAGSDRSRDQGRTPEKFDWLSRNGFNLYPQDGSGISSPDQILIASAAVEDTVPEVKKARELGCQRMTRAELLSQLFNAAGYSIAVGGTSGKSTVTGMIAWILSDAGYDPTVMNGAVMKNFANPDNPFASAQVGSPQLFVSEVDESDGSIALYRPTIGVLLNVSLDHKSIEELRVLFGDYLSAAGCAIVNFDNEEARSLAKRAKQSVSFGINASDAEITIEPGTVEQSAFTISAAVIDNDTRKVAALELPMPGMHNLSNALAAIATVKAAGIDISRSAHSLRSFAGLARRFDVVGTSESGVTVIDDFGHNPEKCAATLRTLKASPGRVIAFFQPHGYGPLRQMGDELAETFAREMEAGDITIMCDPVYFGGTVDRSDGSERIVKLIEEHGGSAEHIASREDCGKRIIEIARAGDRIVVMGARDDTLSEFARSILDRLG
- the fabD gene encoding ACP S-malonyltransferase; translation: MRAFVFPGQGSQRVGMGSELAEASRAARDVFEEVDEALSQKLFAIMRDGPEDQLTLTENAQPAIMANAIATLRVLESDFGMKLKENGACVAGHSLGEYTALCAVGAFDLPTTARLLKLRGQAMQAAVPVGEGAMAALLGADIEKASALATAAADGEVCEIANDNDPTQVVISGHKGAIERAVGLVKEHGIKRGVLLPVSAPFHCSLMQPAADRMAEALAETLPGELDLPIYANVTASKVADGDEERALLVEQVTGRVRWRESVLAMRADGVDSFAELGGKVLGPMIGRIDREVAAVSLLSMEDLESFAKENA